The following proteins come from a genomic window of Methanosarcina sp. MTP4:
- a CDS encoding PAS domain-containing protein, which produces MHRKPDVRGIKETEQPERQFEKGEYQEHWMEEFLATSQNLVFLTGKDGRILYANRAGDFLLREWGLRVGDKLPQTIENPAKTSISRGEQEELELRVGEKVFLLVFHPVPEKRYVTICGFDITKQKRTEEKLRKSEEKYRHFAEQAGQFILDYDVKTGCFEWAGAIEELTGYSAEEFRKFDLHTFTKHIHPEDREKALEAHARCMRTGKKYHGECRFRRKDGSYICVEGTGICLRDESGSVYRVLAMVKDITDKKLARERLEKNEERFRLIVEQTGQGIYDYDVFADRLSWEGAVEKITGYSCEDPCLASKKLWISHIHPKDQKRAAEFFGKALKKGGKYHQEYRVERKDGTYAHVDVSGIFLKDKAGRVYRLIGIIKDITERKLSEEAIRRAEEISKKEIHHRIKNNLQVISSLLDLQADFFRDRKVIDAFRESQNRVISMALIHEELYRSEDVETLDFSAYLMKLSSGLFESYRVGNSKIRLRVEAEKKIYLYMDTAIPLGIIVNELVSNSLKYAFPEGGEGEIRIQLYSMENCARNGDSGGTEGDMKKGRCCENFRCLLIVSDNGSGFPKNIDFENPETLGLQLVNTLVKQIDGDIELKTNGGTEFRIGFGKAK; this is translated from the coding sequence ATGCACAGAAAGCCGGATGTGAGGGGCATTAAAGAGACTGAGCAGCCTGAAAGGCAGTTTGAAAAAGGGGAATATCAGGAACACTGGATGGAGGAATTCCTTGCAACAAGCCAGAATCTCGTGTTCCTGACGGGAAAAGACGGAAGGATTCTCTATGCAAACAGGGCAGGGGATTTTCTCCTCAGGGAATGGGGACTCCGGGTAGGAGATAAACTGCCGCAAACAATTGAAAATCCTGCGAAAACATCGATTTCCCGGGGTGAGCAGGAAGAGTTAGAGCTCAGGGTCGGAGAAAAGGTTTTTTTACTTGTGTTTCACCCTGTCCCGGAAAAGAGGTATGTAACTATCTGCGGCTTTGACATAACAAAGCAGAAGCGTACGGAAGAAAAACTGAGGAAAAGCGAGGAAAAGTACCGGCACTTTGCAGAACAGGCAGGACAGTTCATTCTGGACTACGATGTAAAAACAGGATGTTTTGAGTGGGCGGGAGCCATTGAGGAACTTACGGGATACTCTGCGGAAGAGTTCCGGAAATTTGACCTCCATACCTTTACGAAGCATATTCACCCCGAAGACCGGGAAAAAGCCCTGGAAGCTCATGCAAGATGCATGAGAACCGGAAAAAAGTACCACGGGGAGTGCAGGTTCAGGAGGAAAGACGGGAGTTATATTTGTGTAGAAGGCACCGGGATCTGTTTAAGGGATGAGTCAGGCTCCGTCTACCGGGTTCTTGCCATGGTAAAGGACATAACGGATAAGAAACTTGCACGGGAGAGACTGGAAAAGAACGAGGAGCGTTTCCGGCTCATTGTGGAGCAGACCGGGCAGGGGATCTACGACTACGACGTTTTTGCGGACCGCCTGAGCTGGGAAGGGGCTGTGGAAAAGATCACGGGCTACTCCTGTGAAGACCCCTGCCTGGCCTCAAAAAAACTCTGGATATCCCACATCCATCCCAAAGACCAGAAGAGGGCAGCCGAATTTTTTGGAAAGGCCCTGAAAAAGGGCGGGAAGTACCATCAGGAATATCGGGTGGAAAGAAAAGACGGAACTTATGCCCACGTGGACGTTAGCGGGATCTTCCTGAAAGACAAAGCCGGACGGGTCTACCGGTTGATCGGGATAATAAAGGACATTACGGAAAGAAAGCTCTCAGAAGAAGCCATCAGGAGGGCTGAAGAAATCAGCAAGAAAGAAATTCATCACCGGATCAAGAATAACCTGCAGGTGATCTCCTCCCTCCTCGACCTCCAGGCCGACTTTTTCAGGGACAGAAAAGTAATAGATGCCTTCCGGGAAAGCCAGAACCGGGTGATTTCCATGGCTCTTATCCACGAAGAGCTTTACAGGTCCGAAGACGTCGAAACCCTTGATTTTTCGGCTTACCTCATGAAACTAAGTTCCGGCCTCTTCGAGTCCTACCGGGTAGGAAACAGTAAAATCCGGCTCCGAGTGGAGGCTGAAAAGAAGATTTACCTCTACATGGATACCGCAATTCCCCTGGGGATAATTGTCAACGAACTCGTCTCAAATTCCCTGAAATACGCTTTTCCCGAAGGGGGGGAAGGGGAAATCCGGATTCAGCTCTACAGCATGGAAAACTGTGCCAGGAATGGGGACAGTGGTGGAACAGAAGGCGATATGAAAAAAGGCAGGTGCTGCGAAAATTTCAGGTGCCTGCTGATCGTTTCGGACAACGGCTCAGGTTTCCCGAAAAACATCGATTTTGAAAACCCCGAGACCCTGGGTCTCCAGCTCGTAAACACTCTGGTGAAACAGATCGACGGGGATATCGAGCTTAAAACAAACGGGGGGACAGAGTTCAGGATAGGGTTCGGGAAGGCAAAGTAA
- a CDS encoding transposase: MPDGIKGEFGPGLRTLVLTLYHVANVSEPKIHEFLENMDVFISKATISRMLTKNINYLHKEKTEIFQAGLNSTKYQQIDDTSARVNGDNWYTQILCNPHYTAYFTVPCKNRGTILEILQCGNEKTYCFNEEAFDLMETFNIAKKWQQKLSAFKNKVFSDEEMHRKLDLLFSPDGYKTIKKRILEACEIASYHQMTNIPVVTTLLSDDARQFKQLTYHHALCWIHDGRNYKKLRPVVPYRKEKLKAFLDRYWDYYGKLCEFRENPKSEVAERLSTEFNKLFSTKTGYEQLDDRISKTKENKESLLMVLILPEIPLHNNAAELAARAKVRKRDVSLHSVTDEGTKANDTHDKCSKSKEIGCKCI, from the coding sequence TTGCCAGATGGTATCAAAGGTGAATTTGGTCCTGGACTCAGGACCCTTGTCCTGACGTTATACCATGTTGCCAATGTTTCAGAACCTAAAATCCACGAGTTTCTGGAAAATATGGATGTTTTCATATCCAAAGCCACAATTTCTCGGATGCTGACAAAAAATATTAATTACCTCCATAAAGAGAAAACTGAGATTTTTCAAGCAGGTCTCAATTCCACAAAGTACCAGCAAATCGATGACACAAGTGCTAGAGTTAATGGAGATAATTGGTATACTCAGATCCTTTGCAATCCTCATTACACTGCTTATTTTACAGTTCCATGTAAGAATCGGGGAACAATTTTAGAGATACTACAATGTGGAAATGAAAAAACATACTGCTTCAATGAAGAAGCATTTGATTTGATGGAAACGTTTAACATAGCAAAAAAGTGGCAACAAAAACTTTCTGCTTTCAAAAACAAAGTATTCAGTGACGAGGAAATGCATCGGAAACTGGATCTTCTTTTCTCACCTGATGGATATAAAACCATTAAGAAGAGAATCCTTGAAGCCTGTGAAATTGCTTCATATCATCAGATGACAAACATACCTGTGGTTACCACTCTTTTAAGTGATGATGCACGTCAATTCAAGCAACTTACATACCATCATGCCCTATGCTGGATTCATGATGGGAGGAATTACAAGAAGTTGCGTCCAGTAGTACCTTATCGTAAGGAAAAGCTGAAAGCTTTTCTGGATAGATACTGGGATTATTATGGAAAACTTTGTGAGTTTAGAGAAAATCCAAAATCAGAGGTAGCGGAGCGGTTATCCACTGAGTTTAATAAGTTATTTTCGACCAAAACAGGATATGAACAGCTCGATGATAGAATCAGTAAGACAAAAGAAAACAAGGAAAGTCTATTGATGGTATTAATTTTGCCAGAAATACCTTTGCATAACAACGCAGCAGAATTAGCAGCAAGAGCAAAGGTCAGAAAAAGAGATGTGAGCCTTCACTCTGTAACAGATGAAGGAACAAAGGCAAATGATACACATGACAAATGTTCAAAAAGCAAAGAAATTGGGTGTAAGTGCATATGA
- a CDS encoding universal stress protein has translation MAGARSSTFKKIMVATDGSECSKEAVSAGIELARLSEGVVYAVYVVSTDYFSSMAVDAGWESMYEFLKKEGKETLEYVAAACKEAGVPVEPVMLEGHPAPELIDFAEDTAMDLVVMGTTGRTGLNRILLGSVAGHVVRHCKVPVMVVRRKSQPGN, from the coding sequence ATGGCAGGTGCGAGAAGTTCTACTTTTAAGAAAATCATGGTCGCTACGGACGGTTCGGAATGTTCGAAGGAGGCTGTCTCTGCAGGGATCGAACTGGCCCGTCTGAGCGAGGGAGTTGTGTATGCGGTGTACGTCGTGTCAACGGACTATTTTTCTTCCATGGCGGTTGACGCGGGCTGGGAATCGATGTACGAGTTCCTGAAAAAAGAGGGAAAGGAAACCCTTGAATACGTAGCTGCTGCCTGTAAGGAAGCAGGGGTCCCGGTAGAGCCCGTCATGCTTGAAGGACATCCGGCTCCCGAGCTGATCGATTTTGCAGAAGATACCGCGATGGACCTCGTTGTCATGGGGACGACCGGCAGGACAGGCCTGAACCGGATTTTGCTGGGGAGTGTTGCAGGGCATGTTGTCAGGCATTGCAAGGTACCGGTGATGGTTGTAAGGAGAAAAAGCCAGCCTGGAAATTAA
- a CDS encoding MvdC/MvdD family ATP grasp protein produces MILIISSQSDDHAKIVMEKLMQMGANASLLDLSKFPQQMHLTMSYKNSIRNFSLCLSNQVDLPLGDCKVIWSRRPQPFDPHPEIVQESHRRFAYSESHEAFSGLWQAIDAFWINHPIRDEVASHKAYQLRIAQEVGFNIPTTLITNDPGAAQNFIADQGYDKTVYKSFLATEQEWRETRLLRHEELALIDCVRYAPVIFQEYIPAGIDLRITIVGEQIFASAIHSKDVNYKVDYRMEMSRARIEPFHLPEDIEQKLHKYMKKLGIVYGAIDMRVTPEGRYVFFEINPAGQWLFIEERTGQPITTAFANLLAEHDR; encoded by the coding sequence TTGATTCTTATTATTTCATCACAAAGCGACGACCACGCGAAAATTGTAATGGAGAAACTGATGCAGATGGGAGCAAATGCCAGTTTGCTTGACCTGTCTAAATTTCCCCAGCAAATGCATCTAACCATGTCTTATAAAAACTCCATCCGCAATTTTTCCCTATGCCTATCAAATCAGGTCGATCTTCCACTAGGGGACTGCAAGGTCATTTGGTCTCGACGCCCACAACCGTTTGACCCACATCCTGAAATTGTTCAAGAATCGCATCGCAGATTTGCTTACAGTGAAAGTCATGAGGCGTTTTCTGGTTTGTGGCAGGCAATAGATGCCTTTTGGATTAACCATCCAATTCGTGACGAGGTTGCTAGTCATAAAGCCTACCAACTTCGGATCGCTCAAGAAGTAGGTTTTAACATCCCAACCACTCTCATCACCAATGATCCTGGCGCTGCACAGAACTTCATAGCCGACCAAGGCTATGACAAGACTGTTTACAAATCATTTCTTGCGACCGAACAGGAATGGCGCGAAACCCGCCTCCTAAGACATGAAGAACTAGCTCTAATAGACTGCGTACGCTATGCACCTGTAATCTTTCAAGAGTATATTCCTGCGGGAATTGACCTCAGAATCACAATTGTTGGAGAGCAAATTTTTGCTTCAGCAATTCATTCCAAAGATGTGAACTATAAAGTCGACTACCGCATGGAAATGTCACGTGCTCGAATCGAGCCTTTTCATCTTCCAGAAGATATTGAGCAAAAATTGCATAAATACATGAAAAAACTCGGCATAGTCTATGGCGCAATCGATATGCGTGTGACTCCCGAAGGACGCTATGTATTTTTTGAAATAAACCCGGCGGGACAGTGGCTTTTCATTGAGGAACGAACTGGCCAACCAATAACAACTGCCTTTGCTAACTTGCTCGCTGAACACGATCGATAA
- a CDS encoding DUF2284 domain-containing protein: MMINADNYRLLEEKAKALGAKAVRLIPAETIVVENRTILKCIFGCNGYGSRVCPPYIPGVDEFKKMLADYDWALLVEWKSENVFSREVSENFIKFSVEPPESEETKNRFFENLKTVMKDRKETIQPGVLEIEKLAWTLGYNTALATFPGMCTWCATSDYSDVKCAGSGPCHHPTLRRPCLMGLGVRMDKTLEKLGTPLQNFPMDDTAPSPYTLVLLD, encoded by the coding sequence ATGATGATCAACGCCGACAACTACCGCCTCCTTGAAGAAAAAGCAAAAGCACTGGGCGCAAAAGCCGTCCGGCTGATCCCCGCAGAAACCATCGTGGTCGAGAACCGGACAATTTTAAAGTGCATCTTCGGCTGCAACGGCTACGGAAGCCGGGTCTGTCCCCCTTACATCCCAGGCGTGGATGAGTTCAAGAAAATGCTTGCCGACTACGACTGGGCCCTCCTCGTTGAATGGAAATCCGAAAACGTCTTTTCCCGGGAAGTTAGCGAGAACTTTATAAAATTCAGCGTCGAACCCCCCGAAAGCGAAGAAACGAAAAACCGGTTTTTTGAAAATTTGAAAACCGTAATGAAAGACCGCAAAGAAACAATCCAGCCCGGAGTCCTCGAAATCGAAAAACTCGCCTGGACCCTTGGTTACAACACCGCCCTTGCCACCTTCCCGGGCATGTGCACCTGGTGCGCTACCAGCGACTATTCGGACGTAAAATGCGCAGGCTCTGGCCCCTGCCACCACCCGACCCTCCGCAGGCCCTGCCTCATGGGGCTCGGGGTAAGAATGGACAAAACGCTTGAAAAGCTGGGAACGCCCCTTCAGAACTTCCCGATGGATGATACGGCTCCATCGCCTTATACACTGGTTCTGCTGGATTGA
- a CDS encoding IS256 family transposase, with amino-acid sequence MNVLPLIRDYLIDQEEGLRQLITWFLNLVMEEEALLQSGAERYERTDSHRANRNGYKPRTLLTKYGQLELSKPQFREFSFETEVFEKYSRVEKAILTAVTESYLQGVSTRRVDKIMTALGVGNISASSVSRITKELDEKVEEFLTKPIEHEIKYLFVDATYFKVRDGLHYRSKALFVVAGIREDGYREILGTRLADSEDSLFWEDLFDDLKERGLRGVELIVSDGHKGIQKAVKESFIGASWQMCHVHLIRQALKKVPKKKHKEIADKIKEALQDPEKLRDLIRELDGSGYKSAANTIESFQFDLLNYMQFPKKHWRRVRTTNMVERTNKELKRRSRVVGAFPSQESVLRLAVSILIDINEDWITGNRYLVMEE; translated from the coding sequence ATCAATGTATTACCACTTATTAGAGATTATCTTATCGATCAGGAAGAAGGACTTCGCCAGTTAATTACCTGGTTTTTAAACCTTGTAATGGAAGAGGAAGCCCTTCTACAGTCAGGTGCAGAACGCTACGAGAGGACTGATTCCCACAGAGCCAATCGAAACGGTTACAAACCTCGTACTCTCCTTACGAAATATGGTCAACTGGAACTCTCCAAACCTCAATTCCGAGAGTTTTCGTTCGAGACAGAAGTGTTTGAGAAGTATTCTCGAGTTGAGAAGGCCATCTTGACAGCCGTAACAGAGTCCTACTTACAGGGAGTCTCCACCCGAAGGGTGGATAAAATTATGACTGCCCTGGGAGTGGGAAATATCTCAGCATCTTCTGTATCCAGGATTACTAAAGAGCTGGATGAGAAGGTTGAAGAATTCCTTACAAAGCCGATTGAGCATGAAATTAAATATCTTTTTGTTGACGCAACTTATTTTAAAGTAAGAGACGGGCTCCATTATAGAAGCAAGGCCCTCTTCGTCGTTGCCGGCATCAGGGAAGACGGTTACCGTGAAATCCTTGGAACAAGATTAGCAGACAGTGAAGACTCTCTTTTCTGGGAAGATCTCTTTGACGATTTGAAGGAAAGAGGCTTGAGAGGTGTTGAACTAATCGTTTCTGACGGCCATAAAGGGATACAGAAGGCAGTAAAGGAGTCTTTTATCGGTGCAAGCTGGCAAATGTGTCACGTACATTTGATAAGGCAAGCTCTTAAGAAGGTACCAAAAAAGAAGCACAAAGAGATAGCAGACAAGATTAAAGAAGCATTACAAGACCCGGAAAAGTTGAGGGATTTAATCAGGGAACTTGATGGAAGTGGATACAAAAGTGCAGCAAATACCATTGAAAGTTTCCAGTTTGATTTACTGAATTATATGCAGTTTCCAAAAAAACATTGGAGAAGGGTAAGAACAACCAATATGGTGGAGAGGACAAATAAGGAGCTCAAAAGGAGAAGCAGGGTAGTTGGAGCATTCCCGAGTCAGGAGTCAGTATTGAGACTTGCAGTCTCAATACTGATAGACATCAACGAAGATTGGATTACAGGCAACAGATATTTAGTAATGGAAGAGTAA
- a CDS encoding S8 family peptidase has protein sequence MSTKGTKDIQEGIPFGPDFDNRVPGELLVKINQEAEMSITESMPSGPIRRVSSTLPTHFGIEALDQVIEEFEIKSISKVHSPISNITMAGIDELFTEEIPGLVSRRPAQTRLASTAEEMSATYRLRFNPAKDLNNAAEKLSNVESVVEVSPNYFRFSLVTPNDPLYSTEWGLEKINCSEAWNRTTGSASVTVAVVDTGVDLDHPDLQENLLPGYDMVDLVGVSPEPGWHFEGDFLTRDNNPQDEVGHGTHVAGTIAALTNNAIGVAGVTWKCKILPVKVLARIVHNIHGWVSGVGSAVDIAAGIRHAADHGAHIINLSLGGYNDTFVERNAVAYAIMKGCVVVAAMGNDDVSDLSYPAAYPDVVAVGAINQSEQRVTKKNTNGWWGSNTGSHIDLVAPGLMIRSTDWNNTYSHKSGTSMAAPHVSGVAALVKSCNPNLTGSQVAQILRDTTRALRDKADDPVPNDNYGYGLVDAKAAVNRACPKLKFVDGPKFKFQDDQPKFKFQDDQPKFKFQDDLPKFKFTDDPIKLKFRDDPPKFKFRDEPKQPGLDQGRPPYLPERCAPFILATPHHSDAWVASYPADYPAMAGNYEVNLANLASNIALLEEVGQQNGLTENGMQKLEYLRQQYQALLSEYQEITQQG, from the coding sequence GTGTCTACAAAAGGAACTAAGGATATTCAAGAAGGTATTCCGTTCGGTCCAGACTTTGATAATCGCGTTCCTGGAGAGTTGCTAGTGAAGATTAACCAGGAAGCCGAGATGAGTATAACTGAAAGCATGCCTTCTGGACCTATTCGTCGCGTCTCTTCAACGCTACCGACTCATTTTGGTATCGAAGCTTTGGATCAGGTAATTGAGGAATTCGAAATCAAGTCTATCTCAAAAGTTCACAGTCCCATATCGAATATAACCATGGCGGGGATTGATGAACTCTTTACTGAAGAGATTCCTGGTCTCGTCTCAAGGAGACCTGCACAAACTCGGTTGGCGAGCACAGCTGAAGAAATGAGTGCGACCTATCGCCTGCGTTTTAACCCTGCAAAGGATTTGAACAATGCGGCTGAAAAGCTCTCCAATGTCGAATCTGTAGTCGAGGTATCTCCTAACTACTTTAGGTTCTCTTTGGTGACTCCAAACGACCCGCTGTACAGCACGGAATGGGGCTTAGAGAAGATTAACTGCTCAGAGGCGTGGAACCGGACTACGGGAAGTGCTTCCGTGACTGTGGCTGTTGTTGATACGGGCGTAGACCTCGATCATCCTGATCTCCAAGAGAACCTGCTGCCAGGCTATGATATGGTTGATCTGGTTGGCGTTTCTCCAGAGCCAGGATGGCATTTTGAGGGCGATTTTCTGACTCGTGACAACAACCCACAGGATGAAGTAGGTCATGGCACTCATGTTGCAGGCACAATCGCTGCCCTTACGAACAACGCCATTGGCGTTGCAGGAGTTACTTGGAAATGCAAGATACTGCCAGTGAAAGTCCTAGCGCGCATTGTGCACAATATTCACGGCTGGGTTTCAGGTGTTGGTTCTGCTGTGGATATCGCTGCTGGCATTCGCCATGCAGCAGACCATGGAGCACATATAATCAATTTGAGTTTGGGCGGCTATAACGATACCTTCGTTGAGAGAAATGCTGTCGCTTATGCTATAATGAAAGGTTGCGTGGTGGTTGCCGCTATGGGCAACGATGATGTTAGTGATCTATCATATCCTGCCGCCTATCCTGATGTAGTGGCTGTTGGAGCCATCAATCAGAGCGAACAGCGTGTAACGAAAAAGAATACGAACGGTTGGTGGGGATCCAACACTGGCTCCCATATTGATCTCGTAGCCCCTGGTCTCATGATTCGTAGCACCGATTGGAACAACACATATTCTCACAAAAGTGGCACTTCGATGGCTGCGCCTCACGTGTCCGGTGTAGCCGCACTGGTTAAGTCTTGCAACCCCAACCTGACAGGCTCCCAAGTTGCTCAAATTCTGCGAGACACGACTCGTGCACTTAGAGACAAAGCAGATGATCCAGTGCCAAATGATAACTACGGTTATGGTCTTGTGGATGCTAAAGCTGCCGTTAACAGAGCATGCCCTAAACTGAAATTTGTAGATGGTCCAAAGTTTAAGTTTCAGGATGATCAACCAAAGTTTAAGTTTCAGGATGATCAACCAAAGTTTAAGTTTCAGGATGATCTACCAAAGTTTAAGTTTACAGATGACCCTATAAAGCTGAAGTTTCGGGATGATCCACCAAAATTTAAGTTTAGAGATGAACCTAAGCAGCCGGGCCTTGATCAGGGCCGTCCACCTTACTTGCCAGAAAGGTGTGCACCATTCATACTTGCAACACCTCACCATTCTGATGCCTGGGTTGCATCTTATCCTGCAGATTATCCGGCTATGGCTGGAAACTACGAGGTCAATCTCGCAAACCTTGCGTCAAATATAGCTTTGCTAGAAGAGGTAGGTCAACAGAATGGACTAACTGAAAATGGAATGCAGAAACTTGAATATTTGCGCCAGCAGTATCAGGCATTACTTTCAGAATATCAAGAAATAACTCAACAGGGTTAA